From Solwaraspora sp. WMMD1047, the proteins below share one genomic window:
- a CDS encoding FGGY-family carbohydrate kinase produces the protein MALVAGVDSSTQSCKVVIRDAETGELVREGRARHPDGTEVDPEAWWRALDEAITQAGGLADVAAVSVAGQQHGMVCLDDAGAVVRPALLWNDTRSAGAASDLIAEFGGGETGGRAWAEAVGLVPVASFTVTKLRWLARHEPENAARAAAVCLPHDWLTWRLAGGGPTDGAATSGASIGGAATGGSTGAGAAGSPAVGLDALRTDRGDASGTGYWSAATGQYRLDLLEHAFGRQLGVPAVLGPAEPAGRLPSGAVLGPGTGDNAAAALGVGARSGDVIVSIGTSGTVFSVAEAPAADPSGAVAGFADATGRFLPLVATLNAARVLDAAARLLGVDLDELARLALSAPPGADGLVLVPYLEGERTPNRPRSTGAVHGLTLRTSTPAHLARAAVEGMLCALADGLAAITAQGASVERVILVGGGARSEAVRRIAPEIFGCPVLVPSPGEYVADGAARQAAWVALGGAAPPPWSAGQTREYAAPPVPAIHDRYAEVRDLTTDRPDA, from the coding sequence ATGGCGCTCGTCGCCGGGGTCGACTCGTCGACCCAGTCGTGCAAGGTGGTCATCCGGGACGCCGAGACCGGTGAGCTGGTCCGCGAGGGGCGGGCCCGGCATCCGGACGGCACCGAGGTCGATCCGGAGGCCTGGTGGCGGGCGCTCGACGAGGCGATCACGCAGGCCGGCGGCCTGGCCGACGTGGCCGCCGTGTCGGTCGCCGGCCAGCAGCACGGCATGGTCTGCCTGGACGACGCCGGCGCCGTCGTCCGCCCGGCGCTGCTCTGGAACGACACCCGGTCGGCCGGCGCCGCCAGCGACCTGATCGCGGAGTTCGGCGGCGGCGAGACCGGTGGGCGGGCGTGGGCGGAGGCGGTGGGGCTGGTGCCGGTCGCCAGCTTCACCGTCACCAAGCTGCGCTGGCTCGCCCGGCACGAGCCGGAGAACGCGGCCCGGGCGGCGGCGGTCTGCCTGCCGCACGACTGGCTCACCTGGCGACTGGCCGGCGGCGGCCCGACCGACGGCGCCGCTACCAGCGGCGCCTCTATCGGCGGCGCCGCTACTGGCGGCTCCACCGGGGCCGGTGCGGCCGGGTCGCCGGCGGTCGGGCTCGACGCCCTGCGCACCGATCGCGGTGACGCCAGCGGCACCGGCTACTGGTCGGCCGCGACCGGGCAGTACCGGCTCGACCTGCTGGAACACGCCTTCGGCCGGCAGCTCGGCGTGCCGGCGGTGCTCGGTCCCGCCGAACCGGCGGGGCGGTTGCCGTCCGGGGCGGTGCTCGGCCCCGGGACCGGCGACAACGCCGCGGCGGCGCTCGGCGTCGGCGCCCGGTCGGGCGACGTGATCGTCTCGATCGGCACCTCGGGCACCGTCTTCAGCGTCGCCGAGGCCCCGGCGGCCGACCCGTCCGGCGCGGTGGCCGGCTTTGCCGACGCGACCGGGCGATTCCTGCCGCTGGTCGCCACGCTCAACGCGGCCCGGGTGCTGGACGCCGCCGCCAGGCTGCTCGGTGTCGACCTGGACGAGCTGGCCCGGCTGGCGTTGTCGGCGCCACCGGGTGCGGACGGGCTGGTCCTCGTGCCCTACCTGGAGGGGGAGCGCACCCCCAACCGTCCCCGGTCGACCGGGGCGGTGCACGGCCTGACGCTGCGTACCTCGACCCCGGCGCATCTGGCCCGGGCCGCCGTGGAAGGGATGCTCTGCGCGCTCGCCGACGGCCTGGCGGCGATCACCGCGCAGGGGGCGAGCGTCGAGCGGGTGATCCTGGTCGGCGGTGGCGCCCGGTCCGAGGCGGTCCGGCGGATCGCACCGGAGATCTTCGGTTGCCCGGTCCTGGTGCCGTCCCCGGGCGAGTACGTCGCCGACGGCGCGGCCCGTCAGGCCGCCTGGGTCGCCCTGGGCGGCGCGGCGCCACCGCCGTGGTCGGCCGGCCAGACCCGCGAGTACGCGGCCCCGCCCGTCCCGGCCATCCACGACCGGTACGCCGAGGTCCGCGACCTCACCACCGACCGCCCCGACGCCTGA
- a CDS encoding PP2C family protein-serine/threonine phosphatase: MPDRLAEVRRALTEAPADALVERLGETLAKHYGVAGTELLQVDYRLSALLPLTGGEPVTGAGNPAWHAFDQQAEVERDGVGYLPVTMRGERAGVLRLASMPADPELRAELREAAIALGHELAAVAAGTDRYTVAARTRRLTLAAEMQWDLLPGRSRVRPSFSLAGQLEPAYAVRGDSFDWSDDGARLWLSTVNGSGEGVIASMLTCLATNALRNARRGGLDLADQAALADQAVYAYHRGTQHISVLLLELDLRTGVVTAVDAGSPQLMLLRDGEVTHQELEAQCPLGMFEGTLYQPQRFELTPGDRLFVVSDGVFDAASRDVRYGATALERFIRRSGPMAPLEAVRSLLGDLRAFVGGDLIDDAVTVCLDWYGPQHDAEH; this comes from the coding sequence ATGCCTGACCGGTTGGCCGAAGTTCGTCGCGCGCTCACCGAGGCGCCGGCCGACGCACTCGTGGAGCGGCTCGGCGAGACCCTCGCCAAGCACTACGGGGTCGCCGGCACCGAGCTGCTCCAGGTCGACTACCGGCTCTCCGCGCTGCTGCCGCTCACCGGCGGCGAACCGGTCACCGGGGCCGGAAATCCCGCCTGGCACGCCTTCGACCAGCAGGCGGAGGTGGAGCGCGACGGGGTGGGCTACCTGCCGGTGACCATGCGCGGCGAGCGGGCGGGAGTGCTGCGGCTGGCGTCGATGCCGGCCGACCCGGAGCTGCGCGCCGAGCTCCGGGAGGCGGCCATCGCGCTCGGACACGAACTGGCCGCCGTCGCCGCCGGCACCGACCGCTACACCGTGGCCGCCCGGACCCGCCGGCTGACCCTCGCCGCCGAGATGCAGTGGGACCTGCTCCCCGGCCGCAGCCGGGTCCGCCCGTCGTTCAGCCTCGCCGGCCAGTTGGAGCCCGCGTACGCGGTCCGGGGCGACAGCTTCGACTGGTCCGACGACGGGGCGCGGCTCTGGCTCTCGACGGTGAACGGCTCCGGCGAGGGGGTGATCGCCTCGATGCTCACCTGTCTGGCCACCAACGCCCTGCGCAACGCCCGGCGGGGCGGTCTCGACCTGGCCGACCAGGCCGCCCTCGCCGACCAGGCGGTGTACGCCTACCACCGGGGCACCCAGCACATCTCCGTACTCCTGCTGGAGCTGGACCTGCGCACCGGCGTGGTGACCGCCGTCGACGCCGGGTCGCCGCAGCTGATGTTGCTGCGCGACGGCGAGGTGACCCACCAGGAGCTGGAGGCGCAGTGCCCGCTCGGCATGTTCGAGGGAACCCTCTACCAGCCGCAGCGGTTCGAGCTGACGCCCGGCGACCGGCTCTTCGTGGTCAGTGACGGGGTGTTCGACGCCGCCTCCCGCGACGTCCGGTACGGCGCGACGGCGCTGGAGCGGTTCATCCGGCGCAGCGGTCCGATGGCCCCGCTGGAGGCCGTCCGGTCCCTCCTCGGTGACCTGCGGGCGTTCGTCGGCGGGGACCTGATCGACGACGCGGTCACCGTCTGCCTGGACTGGTACGGCCCGCAGCACGACGCCGAGCACTGA
- a CDS encoding ROK family protein produces the protein MTQPGTVRVGPAGAPVRQASLREHNLALVLRQVAAGVDGRPPSRADIAAATGLTRATVSALVDDLIGGRLLTEVEPVPRTGAGRPAQGLALAGDGPAGLGLEINVDYLAACVMDLTGAVRHREVRRTDLRPVPAADALARLAELAGRARATARGQGLLLAGTTLAVPGLVTAAGVVRLAPNLGWHDIDVPAILAAGARATDRAAPAAPTLQVENEANLAALGELHAGPSGPATFIYISGEIGIGAGIVLHGELFRGARGWSGELGHIPVHPDGIDCRCGGRGCLERYAGQEAILAAAGLTGPPLPADAAIARLVELAERADPAALGALDAAGTAIGVAVAGVINLLDVDTVLLGGVYAPLARWLAPPVQAEIRRRVLTAAWSPVTVQPARLGADAAVLGAAGSVVRGVLAHPARWLTGAG, from the coding sequence ATGACGCAGCCCGGCACCGTGCGGGTCGGCCCGGCCGGAGCTCCGGTCCGACAGGCCAGCCTGCGGGAACACAACCTGGCCCTGGTGCTGCGCCAGGTGGCCGCCGGCGTCGATGGGCGACCCCCGTCCCGGGCCGACATCGCCGCCGCCACCGGGCTCACCCGGGCCACCGTCTCCGCCCTGGTCGACGACCTGATCGGCGGGCGGCTGCTGACCGAGGTCGAGCCGGTCCCCCGGACCGGGGCCGGCCGGCCGGCCCAGGGCCTGGCGCTGGCCGGCGACGGACCGGCCGGGCTCGGTCTGGAGATAAACGTCGACTACCTGGCCGCCTGCGTGATGGACCTGACCGGCGCGGTCCGGCACCGGGAGGTGCGGCGGACCGACCTGCGTCCGGTGCCGGCCGCCGACGCGCTGGCCCGGCTGGCCGAGCTGGCCGGGCGGGCCCGGGCCACCGCCCGTGGCCAGGGCCTGCTGCTCGCCGGCACCACCCTCGCCGTCCCCGGCCTGGTCACCGCGGCCGGTGTCGTCCGACTGGCCCCCAACCTGGGCTGGCACGACATCGACGTACCGGCGATCCTGGCCGCCGGGGCGAGGGCGACCGACCGGGCAGCGCCGGCCGCGCCGACGCTGCAGGTGGAGAACGAGGCGAACCTGGCCGCGCTCGGCGAGCTGCACGCCGGGCCGAGCGGGCCGGCCACCTTCATCTACATCTCCGGCGAGATCGGCATCGGCGCCGGCATCGTGCTGCACGGCGAGCTGTTCCGGGGGGCCCGCGGCTGGAGCGGCGAGCTGGGCCACATCCCGGTGCACCCGGACGGCATCGACTGCCGCTGCGGCGGCCGGGGTTGCCTGGAGCGGTACGCCGGGCAGGAGGCGATCCTCGCCGCCGCCGGGCTGACCGGCCCGCCACTGCCCGCCGACGCGGCGATCGCCCGGCTGGTCGAACTCGCCGAGCGGGCGGATCCCGCCGCGCTGGGCGCCCTCGACGCCGCCGGGACCGCCATCGGCGTGGCGGTCGCCGGCGTGATCAACCTGCTGGACGTGGACACCGTGCTGCTGGGCGGCGTCTACGCGCCGCTGGCCCGCTGGCTGGCGCCACCGGTGCAGGCCGAGATCCGCCGACGGGTACTCACCGCGGCCTGGTCGCCGGTCACCGTCCAGCCGGCCCGGCTCGGCGCGGACGCCGCCGTGCTGGGGGCCGCCGGTTCGGTCGTCCGCGGGGTGCTGGCCCACCCGGCCCGGTGGCTCACCGGCGCCGGCTGA
- the xylA gene encoding xylose isomerase, protein MTAQPTPADKFSFGLWTVGWQARDPFGDATRAALDPVEAVHKLAELGAYGITFHDDDLIPFGSDDASRDQHIARFRKALTETGLVVPMVTTNLFNHPVFKDGGFTSNDRDVRRYALRKVLRNIDLAAELGARTFVMWGGREGSEYDLAKDIRAALDRYREGVDLLASYVLDQGYDLRFAIEPKPNEPRGDILLPTVGHALAFIASLEHSDMVGLNPEVGHEQMAGLNFAHGIAQALWQGKLFHIDLNGQRGIKYDQDLVFGHGDLLNAFALVDLLENGGPGGAPAYDGPRHFDYKPSRTEDYTGVWASAAANMRTYLLLKERAAAFRADPEVQAALAASKVSELSTPTLNPGETYTDLLADRSAFEELDVDAVAGRGFGFVHLNQLAVEHLLGAR, encoded by the coding sequence ATGACAGCCCAGCCCACTCCCGCCGACAAATTCTCCTTCGGCCTCTGGACCGTCGGTTGGCAGGCCCGCGACCCGTTCGGCGACGCGACCCGGGCCGCGCTGGACCCGGTGGAGGCGGTGCACAAGCTGGCCGAACTGGGTGCGTACGGCATCACCTTCCACGACGACGACCTGATCCCGTTCGGTTCCGACGACGCCAGCCGCGACCAGCACATCGCCCGGTTCCGCAAGGCGCTCACCGAGACCGGCCTGGTCGTGCCGATGGTCACCACGAACCTGTTCAACCACCCGGTGTTCAAGGATGGCGGCTTCACCAGCAACGACCGCGACGTCCGCCGGTACGCGCTGCGCAAGGTGCTGCGCAACATCGACCTCGCCGCCGAGCTGGGTGCCCGCACCTTCGTCATGTGGGGCGGCCGGGAAGGCTCCGAGTACGACCTGGCCAAGGACATCCGGGCCGCCCTGGACCGCTACCGCGAGGGCGTCGACCTGCTCGCCAGCTACGTCCTCGACCAGGGCTACGACCTGCGGTTCGCCATCGAGCCCAAGCCGAACGAGCCGCGCGGCGACATTCTGCTGCCGACCGTCGGGCACGCGCTGGCCTTCATCGCCAGCCTGGAGCACTCCGACATGGTCGGCCTCAACCCCGAGGTCGGGCACGAGCAGATGGCCGGGCTCAACTTCGCCCACGGCATCGCCCAGGCGCTCTGGCAGGGCAAGCTGTTCCACATCGACCTCAACGGCCAGCGCGGCATCAAGTACGACCAGGACCTGGTCTTCGGCCACGGCGACCTGCTCAACGCGTTCGCCCTGGTCGACCTGCTGGAGAACGGCGGCCCCGGCGGCGCCCCGGCCTACGACGGCCCGCGGCACTTCGACTACAAGCCGTCCCGGACCGAGGACTACACCGGCGTCTGGGCGTCGGCCGCCGCCAACATGCGTACCTACCTGCTGCTCAAGGAGCGGGCGGCGGCGTTCCGGGCCGACCCGGAGGTGCAGGCGGCGCTTGCGGCCAGCAAGGTCTCCGAGCTGTCCACCCCCACCCTGAACCCGGGCGAGACCTACACCGACCTGCTCGCCGACCGCAGCGCCTTCGAGGAGCTGGACGTCGACGCGGTCGCCGGGCGCGGCTTCGGCTTCGTCCACCTCAACCAGCTCGCCGTCGAGCACCTGCTCGGCGCCCGCTGA
- a CDS encoding MarR family transcriptional regulator, whose translation MAAAVDSAAGALLSVWDAAREQAAGQLSGSQLRALLVIQEFDGINLRRLATTLGMLLSSASRLCDRLVAAGVVEREPGRVDRREISLHLTPAGQKVLDEFRLDRLDRLAGVLAGMSPAARRALLRGLSEFDAAARPARNHRVAREARTARPA comes from the coding sequence ATGGCCGCCGCGGTGGACTCGGCGGCCGGGGCCCTGCTGTCCGTCTGGGACGCGGCCCGGGAACAGGCGGCCGGCCAGCTCTCCGGCTCGCAGCTGCGGGCCCTGCTGGTGATCCAGGAGTTCGACGGGATCAACCTGCGCCGGCTGGCGACCACCCTGGGCATGCTGCTGTCGTCGGCGAGCCGGCTCTGTGACCGGCTGGTCGCGGCCGGTGTGGTCGAACGCGAGCCCGGCCGGGTGGACCGGCGGGAGATCTCGCTGCACCTCACCCCGGCCGGCCAGAAGGTCCTCGACGAGTTCCGGCTGGACCGGCTCGACCGGTTGGCCGGGGTGCTGGCCGGGATGAGCCCCGCCGCGCGGCGGGCGCTGCTGCGCGGGCTCTCCGAGTTCGACGCCGCCGCCCGGCCCGCGCGAAACCACCGCGTCGCACGGGAGGCCCGCACGGCCCGACCCGCCTGA
- a CDS encoding GAF domain-containing SpoIIE family protein phosphatase, with product MTGSRRGGLAGPVSGGATASRQRRAAGSPAPDPAAPEALLAGGLLDGLAEAVVLTDAAGRVTLLNDAARQLLPEVAIGCQLTMCPVPALARAAEDGSDGFEAEHLGRQLHGRCRPFTDGRSVWYVRDVTEERARTDALLAERSRTAFLAEAGARLSLSLHPEHTLRAAVTLLVPYLADAAVVVRRPTAPLPATGPLSWVRYAAGDGRPVSGTGRAELADSVPGLTEAMSGDPTEASPWLAAQLADLGWALPDDFGPPGTVLVAPMPGAGAGSGALVAIRRAGRPGFDEPDVALVRQFAARAGAALGTAELYGEQAHLARVLQASLLPPALPPIPGVTLAGGYRAAGDSLRIGGDFYDAFPADDGGTFALGDVCGKGVEAAVLSGRVRQSLDTLRLVEDRPLRLLELLNQALFNAPDADRRAQFTTLLLGTLAPATRPGDGLRLRIAGGGHPAPLVAGRDGTVRAVKVGGMPVGALPTARFSEISLRLAPGELLLAYSDGVTEARGGPDGHQMFGEARLAQALAGCAALPPAALIESLLQHVDDWLDGHSHDDIALLALRAGPEWE from the coding sequence GTGACCGGCTCCAGACGTGGCGGCCTGGCCGGGCCGGTCAGCGGGGGCGCCACCGCGTCCCGCCAGCGTCGCGCTGCCGGGAGCCCGGCCCCCGACCCGGCCGCCCCCGAGGCGCTGCTCGCCGGCGGGCTGCTCGACGGCCTGGCCGAGGCGGTCGTGCTCACCGACGCCGCCGGCCGGGTGACCCTGCTCAACGACGCCGCCCGGCAACTGCTGCCGGAGGTGGCGATCGGCTGCCAACTCACCATGTGCCCGGTACCGGCGCTGGCCCGGGCCGCCGAGGACGGCAGCGACGGCTTCGAGGCCGAACATCTCGGCCGGCAGCTGCACGGCAGGTGTCGGCCATTCACCGACGGCCGCTCGGTCTGGTATGTGCGGGACGTCACCGAGGAGCGGGCCCGCACCGACGCCCTGCTCGCCGAGCGGTCCCGGACCGCCTTCCTGGCCGAGGCCGGCGCCCGGCTCAGCCTGTCGCTGCACCCGGAACACACCCTGCGGGCCGCCGTCACGCTGCTGGTGCCCTATCTCGCGGACGCCGCCGTGGTGGTCCGCCGCCCGACCGCGCCGCTGCCCGCGACCGGCCCGCTGAGCTGGGTCCGGTACGCGGCCGGCGACGGCCGGCCGGTCAGCGGCACCGGCCGGGCCGAACTGGCCGACTCGGTACCCGGCCTGACCGAGGCGATGAGCGGTGATCCGACCGAGGCCAGTCCGTGGCTCGCCGCCCAGTTGGCCGACCTCGGCTGGGCGTTGCCGGACGACTTCGGCCCGCCCGGCACCGTGCTGGTGGCTCCGATGCCCGGCGCCGGCGCCGGCTCCGGGGCGCTGGTGGCGATCCGGCGGGCCGGCCGCCCCGGCTTCGACGAACCGGACGTCGCGCTGGTCCGGCAGTTCGCCGCCCGGGCCGGGGCCGCGCTCGGCACCGCCGAGCTCTACGGCGAGCAGGCCCACCTGGCCCGGGTGCTGCAGGCCAGTCTGCTGCCGCCCGCCCTGCCGCCGATCCCCGGCGTGACCCTGGCCGGCGGCTACCGGGCGGCCGGCGACAGTCTGCGGATCGGCGGCGACTTCTACGACGCCTTCCCGGCCGACGACGGCGGCACCTTCGCCCTCGGCGACGTCTGCGGCAAGGGTGTCGAGGCCGCCGTGCTCAGCGGCCGGGTCCGCCAGTCGCTGGACACCCTGCGGCTGGTCGAGGACCGCCCGCTGCGCCTGCTCGAACTGCTCAACCAGGCGCTGTTCAACGCCCCCGACGCGGACCGCCGGGCCCAGTTCACCACGCTGCTGCTCGGCACCCTGGCGCCGGCAACCCGCCCCGGCGACGGGCTGCGACTGCGGATCGCGGGCGGCGGCCACCCGGCCCCGCTGGTGGCCGGTCGGGACGGCACGGTCCGGGCGGTGAAGGTCGGCGGGATGCCGGTCGGCGCACTGCCCACCGCACGGTTCAGCGAGATCTCGCTCCGGCTGGCGCCGGGGGAGCTGCTGCTGGCGTACAGCGATGGGGTGACCGAGGCCCGCGGCGGGCCGGACGGCCACCAGATGTTCGGCGAGGCGCGGCTCGCCCAGGCCCTCGCCGGCTGCGCCGCGTTGCCGCCGGCCGCCCTGATCGAGAGCCTGCTCCAACACGTCGACGACTGGCTCGACGGGCACAGCCACGACGACATCGCGCTGCTCGCGCTGCGGGCCGGACCGGAGTGGGAGTGA
- a CDS encoding cobalamin-dependent protein (Presence of a B(12) (cobalamin)-binding domain implies dependence on cobalamin itself, in one of its several forms, or in some unusual lineages, dependence on a cobalamin-like analog.), producing the protein MSAPTIPAAALAGYLDCLERADPAAATRLALDLLDAGVAPADLLIDLVAVAQREVGERWRVGRWSVAQEHAATHVSERVVGAIADRVQPGAERGRVVLACVEGEWHALAARLVAEVLRADGWQVTFLGASVPPRHLVSYLHQTGPDAVLLSCLQSSRLVRAARVIESCRLAGVPVIAGGPGFGPAGRWASVVGAAAWGATARDAARLLAEQVFSAADVGAAPVTGGDEHLAVLRRRRELVDLATRIADPSDEELDSVAAEVGHLVDALAAAIRVGDPALVTEFVRWQGDVLTARGGPSGLLDAVLDGWATVLVEHPQARDYLDRARAASRVPA; encoded by the coding sequence GTGAGCGCCCCGACGATCCCGGCGGCGGCGCTGGCCGGTTACCTCGACTGCCTGGAGCGGGCCGATCCGGCCGCCGCCACCCGGCTGGCACTGGACCTGCTCGACGCCGGGGTGGCGCCGGCCGACCTGCTGATCGACCTGGTCGCGGTCGCCCAGCGGGAGGTGGGCGAGCGGTGGCGCGTCGGTCGCTGGAGCGTCGCCCAGGAGCACGCCGCCACCCACGTCAGTGAACGGGTGGTCGGGGCGATCGCCGACCGGGTCCAGCCCGGCGCCGAACGCGGCCGGGTGGTGCTCGCCTGCGTCGAGGGTGAGTGGCACGCGCTGGCCGCCCGGCTGGTCGCCGAGGTGCTGCGCGCCGACGGCTGGCAGGTGACCTTCCTCGGCGCCAGCGTGCCGCCCCGGCACCTGGTCTCCTACCTGCACCAGACCGGGCCGGACGCGGTCCTGCTCAGTTGCCTGCAGAGCAGCCGGCTGGTCCGGGCCGCCCGGGTGATCGAGAGCTGCCGGCTGGCCGGCGTACCGGTGATCGCCGGCGGTCCGGGCTTCGGCCCGGCGGGTCGGTGGGCGTCGGTCGTCGGCGCCGCCGCCTGGGGCGCCACCGCCCGCGACGCCGCCCGGCTCCTGGCCGAGCAGGTCTTCTCGGCCGCCGACGTCGGGGCGGCGCCGGTCACCGGCGGGGACGAGCATCTCGCCGTGCTGCGCCGCCGCCGGGAGCTCGTCGACCTGGCCACCCGGATCGCCGACCCGTCCGACGAGGAGCTGGACAGCGTGGCGGCCGAGGTCGGTCATCTGGTCGACGCGTTGGCCGCCGCCATCCGGGTCGGCGACCCGGCCCTGGTCACCGAGTTCGTCCGCTGGCAGGGTGACGTCCTGACCGCGCGCGGCGGCCCGTCCGGGCTGCTGGACGCGGTGCTGGACGGCTGGGCGACCGTACTTGTCGAGCATCCGCAGGCACGCGACTACCTGGATCGGGCCCGCGCGGCGAGCCGGGTGCCGGCCTGA